The Algoriphagus halophilus sequence TCGAAGGTGGGTAGGGGTACCTTGGAGGTGGGGGTATTACAAATTCCTGGAAAATAGAATAGAGAAGGAAAACCCCTTTCATGGAAGAAATGGACGATTTTAATAATTTTTGTACTAAAATAAGAGCTCAAAAAACTTTTTAGTTTTTATCTTATCATCAAAAATAGGATTAAAACTTATTTGAGCAGGCTCAAAATTTTAAGAGGTATCAGAGCTACATAAACCTAAAATTTTAATGGCAATTAATGTGACAAACGAAAATTATAATTTATGATTATCCGCAATGGAGCCAGTAGTTAAAGAATGGGTTAAGAAAGTCTCGGATAATCGTCCACCGACGACAGTCTCCTGTCTACAGCACACTTAAATATATTTCAAAGCCATTTTACCTCTTTGAATATTTTACCAATTTTTGGTAAATTGGGTTAAACTTTAGAAAAATGAAAAATACATCAGTATCCCTCGGAAGTTATTTTGACCAATTTGTACAAAACCAGGTTTCTGAAGGCAGGTATAAAAATGTAAGTGAAGTAATCCGTGCAGGGCTTCGTCTTTTGGAAAATGAGGAGAGCAAGGCAATCGCTTTGCGGAATGCGATTCAAAAAGGTATAGATAGTGGAATTGCGGATGATTTTGATCCTGAAAATCACCTGCAGAAATTGAAGTCTCAGAGGTTGAAAAATGGGTAAATATAAATTCACCAATGAAGCGGTAGAGGATTTATCAGCTATTTGGAATTATACATTAGACAATTGGTCGGAATCGCAAGCGGACAAATACTATCGTTTCATTCTTGAAAGTTGCCAGGAAATTGCTGATAACCCAGATTTAGGAAAAAATTATGAGGGAATAGCGCGGAATTTATTTGGTCTCAAAGTAAATCGTCATATTATTTTTTACCGCAAATTATCTTCTTCGCTGATTGAAATAACTAGAATCTTACATGAAAGGATGGATTTGAAAAACAGGATGAATGAATAAAAACTCCTTCAAGCCTGGTCTATTTCCCGATACAAAACTTGGAAAAAATGTTAGCCAACAAATCATCCGTAGTAATCTCTCCGGTGATCTCTCCTAGGTAATGCAGGGAACGACGGATATCCATGGCCACAAAATCATTGGTGATTTGATCGTCAATGCCTTTCAAAATATCCAATAAGGAATCCCGTGTTTTGATTAAAGAATCGTAATGACGCACATTGGTCACGATGGTGTTTCCGGTCTTAAACTTATCCAGATTCACCAGCTCCAGGATTCTGGCTTTCAATTCTTCCAGGTTTTCCTTCTTTCCAGCAGATATAAAAATAGTATCCGGATGTTTTGACTGGAGTTCAGAAACCAGTTCCGAATTCGCCTTATCTATTTTATTGGCGATTTTCAGAAAGGGAACACCCAGATTTTCCAGCTTATTCA is a genomic window containing:
- a CDS encoding type II toxin-antitoxin system ParD family antitoxin, coding for MKNTSVSLGSYFDQFVQNQVSEGRYKNVSEVIRAGLRLLENEESKAIALRNAIQKGIDSGIADDFDPENHLQKLKSQRLKNG
- a CDS encoding type II toxin-antitoxin system RelE/ParE family toxin; protein product: MGKYKFTNEAVEDLSAIWNYTLDNWSESQADKYYRFILESCQEIADNPDLGKNYEGIARNLFGLKVNRHIIFYRKLSSSLIEITRILHERMDLKNRMNE